CCTGGTCACGCTCGACCTCGAAATGCCGCGCATGGACGGCTTCACCTTCCTGCGGATCGTCATGCAGAGCCGGCCGACGCCCGTCATCGTTGTTTCAGCCCGCTCCGAGGATGCGAATGTTTTCAAGGCTCTGGAGTTCGGCGCCGTCGAATTCGTTGCCAAGCCTTCAGCCCGGATTTCTCCGGAACTGTTCAACATCCGTGATGACCTGCTGCATAAGGTGCGCGAAATCGCCCGGACGGATATGAACAAGGTGCTGAAACGGTCCGTGCTGCAGCGGTCGCTGCCTGGTCGTCCGCCCGCTCGGGTTGCGCCGTCTGCCAGAGCGGTGTCGGAGTACCATTTGGAACAGGTGGTGATCGGCGCGTCGACGGGAGGGCCGCCTGCCCTGCAGGCCATTTTCTCGGCGATCCAGCGGCCCA
Above is a genomic segment from Desulfuromonadales bacterium containing:
- a CDS encoding chemotaxis protein CheB — translated: MNSLVRVLVVDDSAYNRRTIIQMLESLPAVEVIGYACDGEEALRKVIDLKPDLVTLDLEMPRMDGFTFLRIVMQSRPTPVIVVSARSEDANVFKALEFGAVEFVAKPSARISPELFNIRDDLLHKVREIARTDMNKVLKRSVLQRSLPGRPPARVAPSARAVSEYHLEQVVIGASTGGPPALQAIFSAIQRPIPVAFAVTQHMPPGFTRAFAERLNKCSALEIREARSGDMVRAGQVLIAPGGRNLVFRRSGADVVAQVLEPSPDQRYVPS